ACGTCAGGCGTGGGCTGGCCCTCGATCGACACCTGGTGCGAATGGCCATGCGCGACCTGCGGGCCCGTGCGCCAGGACGTCGGGAAGTTGTACAGCTGCACGTGCGGCAAATCGAGGGCGACGGCGATGTGACTCAGGCCGCTGTCGACGCCGATCACGCCGTGCACCGCCCCCATGCGGTCGGTGATCGCATCCAGGTCCATCGCCGGCCACACCTCGCTGGCCGGACCGATGGCGGCCGCGATGCGATCGGCCCGCTCGCGCTCGACGGGCCCGGCGTGCGGCAGCGCGATGCGCCAGCCGGCGTCCATGACGCGCCTGCCGAGCTCGATCCAGTGCGCCTCGGGCCACAGCTTGTCGTCGCGAGAGCTGCCGTGCACGAACACCAGCGTGCGATCGATGGACTCGAGCGTGTGCGCCCGCAGTCCGAAGCGCGGCGCACCGCGCGGCTCGTAGCCGAGCACCCGCGAGGCGAGCAGGCGTGCGCGGTCGAGCGCATGGATGCGTGGGTCGACATCGATCGGGTGATCGATCAGCCAGCGCGCGGGCCACTCGTGCGCCGAGCCTTCGGTCTGGTTGCCGAGGCCGAAGGTGGGGCCGCGGGCGATGCGCGCGACCAGCACCGATTTGGTCAAGCCCTGGAAGTCGATGATGGCGTCGTAGCGGTCGCCGCGCAGCGCGTAGCGAAACTCGCGCCATTCCTCGCGCACGGCCCGCGTCCACCAGCGCTTGCGCCAGCGCCGCTGCGCGCACTCGAAGCTGCTGTGGATGCCGTGGACGCGGCGCACCAGCGGCGCGAAGCCGGGCTCCACCACCCAGTCGATCAGCGCATCGGGATGGGCGTTGCGGATGTCGTGCACCACGGGCATCGTGTGGACGACATCGCCCAGCGACGACAGCTTGACGATCAGGACACGCACTTAGTGGGCGGCCGCGGCGATCCGCGCATCGGGTTTCACCGCACGCAGCGCGGCCATGAACTCTCCTTCAATGCGGTGCAGCGCGTCCTGCGTGTGACCCTCGAAGCGCAGCACCAGCACGGGCGTCGTGTTCGACGCGCGGATGAGGCCGAAGCCGTCGTCATAGTCCGCGCGCAGGCCGTCGATCGTGATGACCTGTGCCGCGCCCGGAAAGCGCGCGGTGCGCAGGAGCTCGTCGACGACGCGCTTGGGCTCGCCTTCGGCGCACGGCACGTTCAGCTCGGGCGTGCTGAAGCTCGTCGGCAGCGCGTTGAGCACCACGCTCGGGTCCTT
The Piscinibacter sp. XHJ-5 DNA segment above includes these coding regions:
- the waaC gene encoding lipopolysaccharide heptosyltransferase I → MRVLIVKLSSLGDVVHTMPVVHDIRNAHPDALIDWVVEPGFAPLVRRVHGIHSSFECAQRRWRKRWWTRAVREEWREFRYALRGDRYDAIIDFQGLTKSVLVARIARGPTFGLGNQTEGSAHEWPARWLIDHPIDVDPRIHALDRARLLASRVLGYEPRGAPRFGLRAHTLESIDRTLVFVHGSSRDDKLWPEAHWIELGRRVMDAGWRIALPHAGPVERERADRIAAAIGPASEVWPAMDLDAITDRMGAVHGVIGVDSGLSHIAVALDLPHVQLYNFPTSWRTGPQVAHGHSHQVSIEGQPTPDVDTVWSAWQQVWTQFQGQT